Part of the Candidatus Bathyarchaeia archaeon genome, GATGGAGGGGGGGATTAGGGTCGAGGGGGAGCTCCTCAGGTTCCTAGCGCCCAGGACCGTTGATGCGTTGCGCAGGAGGGGGCCCTTGGAGGGGAGACTCTTCAAGACCCATGGAGGGATATATTTCTGCATCCCTTTGAGCATGGGCAACGAAAAACCGATCCAAGAAGTCCAAAGGGGGACGATCGCCTATTGGCCTAGGCCCTCCGCTATTTGCATATTCTTGGAGGGGGTTAGGTTCGGCGATAAGGTGACGAGGCTCGGGGCGGTTCGCGAGGACCTCTTGGCCAAGCTCGGGGATTTGAGGGAGGGCTCGAGGATCAGGATGGTCCTAGGCTGAAACGACTGAGAATATCTTCAGCCTCGAGTTGCCAAGCACCTGCTTCACGAGGTGCTTCCTCTCCATATCCCTCAGCAATTCCTTCGCGGCGCTCAGGGTTATATTGAGTTGGGATGCCAAAGCCGAGGGGGTTATGACTTTCATCTTGTTCATCACATCGATGACCTTCCCTTCGTCATAGGAAAACCCTATCCTGAACAGCCTTTCGGCGCTCCCGGCTTGAGTCTTCTCCTTCTTCTCCTTTTTCTCCTTCCTCTCCTTCAGGAGCTGAGCCTTCTCCATTTGGGAGATGCTCTTCTTCTTGGCTCCGCCCATTTTCGAAACCCGGGCTTCAGAAGGGGGATTCAGAATAAAAATTTTTCCAATGAAACCGGATACCCGCGGGTTGGCGTTGACCATTCCGAGGATCGGCTTGGGTAGCTCGGCAAGACCGCGCTTATGGGAAGAGCGGGAAATCCTCTATGTTTATTATCTTCGCGTAGAAGAACTTCGGATCCGACGTATTCCTAGAGAACTCAACCCTTTCCCCGGAGTTCCTCGAGGCATTATATTTGACGAATGGGAGA contains:
- a CDS encoding cyclophilin-like fold protein, which produces MNPHAYRATEWGGIELADSRIPVEFLMEGGIRVEGELLRFLAPRTVDALRRRGPLEGRLFKTHGGIYFCIPLSMGNEKPIQEVQRGTIAYWPRPSAICIFLEGVRFGDKVTRLGAVREDLLAKLGDLREGSRIRMVLG